The following is a genomic window from Amycolatopsis acidiphila.
ACGAGAGCGGTTCGGTGGCCGACCGGCGGCACTGGCACCGGGCGTGCTGGCAGGCCCGCGCCCGGCGCCGCCCGACGCGCCGCCGTTAGTCCCGCCGGAAGTGCCGGCTGAGCGCACCGTCGTGGATGGTCTCCAGATAGGTCTGGAAGCCCAGCCGCTTGGCGACGTTCAGCGACGGCTGGTTCTGCACGCTCACGCTGATCTGCACCGGGTACTGGGGCAGCGTCCGGTCCGCCCAGGCGATCACCGCCGTGGCCATCTCGGTCGCGTAGCCCCTGCCCCAGACCTCGGGCAGGAACCGGTAGTAGAGGTTGAGGACCAGGTCGGTGCTGAACTTCCGCAGCTGCAACCCCCCGACGCCGACGATCTGCTCGCCGGGAAGTTCCCGGACCGGGAGGTAGCAGAACCCGTCGTGGTCCCAGTCCCGCAGCCAGGAGTCGAACTTGGCCTCGCCCTCGGCGGCGTCCGGCGGTTCGGGGTGGTAGCGGTTCGTCCGCGGGTCGGTCTGGATGCGCACCACCGCTTCCCGGTCGGCCTCGGTCAGCCGGCGCAGCAGGAGCCGCTCGGTGCGGATGTCGGCGAACTCGACGGTCACCCCGAGACGCTAGCGCGGAAGTCCGACACAATCTGCTCTCATGGCCGATCTCCCCTTGCTCCTGCTGCACGCGTTCCCCGTCGATGCCCGCATGTGGAACCGGGTGCGCGAACCGCTGGCCGCCCGCGCCCGGCTGATCACGCCCGATCAGCGGGGCCTCGGCCGCACGCGGCTACCGGACACCGATCGCGCGCCGAGCCTGGAGGACGCCGCGCGTGACGTCGTCGCGCTGCTGGACCGGCTCGAGCTCGACAAGGTCGTCCTCGGCGGCTGTTCGATGGGCGGCTACGTGACGATGGCCGTGCTCCGGCTCGCCCCGGAGCGGGTCGGCGGGCTGGTGCTGATCGACACCAAGGCAACGGCGGACACCCCGGAAGCCGCGGAGAACCGCGAGCGCGTGGCGGCGCGGGCCGAGGCCGAGGGCGTCTCGGGCTGGCTCGCCGAGTCGATGCTGCCGAACCTGCTGGCGCCGTCGACACCGCCCGACATCGTCGAGACGACGCGCGAGCTGATCGACTCGCAGCCCCCGTCCGGCGTGGCGTGGGCGGCGCGGGCGATGGCGGCCCGGCCCGACTCGACGGACGTGCTCGCGGCCGCCGACGTGCCCGCGCTGGTCGTGGTGGGGGAGGAGGACGGGCTGACCCCGCCGGAGGCCGCGACCGCGATGGCGGCCGCGCTGCCGAAGTCCGAGTTGGTCGTGCTGCCCGGCACCGGGCATCTCACGCCGCTGGAAGCGCCGGCCGCGCTGACCGAGGCGATCCTGGGCTGGTGGCGTTAGTCCGGCCACTCAGCGGAGGTACGCGTCCCTCGCCTTCCGCGCCTCCGCGAGCCGTTCCGGGAAGCGCCGCGCGATCAGGAAGCGCCAGCACACCCCGAAAAGCTCCCGCAGCTCGAGGTACGGCCGCAGCCCCTCGACGTCACCCGGGTAGGCGGCGAGGGCCGCCTCGCCGTCGAGCCGGGCAGAGCGCGCCAGACACGCGAGATCCCACGCGTGCGGACCGCGCCAGGTGTCCTCGAAGTCGAGCCAACGAGGACCGTCGTCGGTCAGCACGAGGTTTCCGCCGTGCGCGTCCCCGTGCAGCGGCTGCACCGGCAGGTCGGGCAGCGCGGCCACGACACGTCCGGCCGCCTCGCGCAGCCGGTCGTCGCCGATGAGGTCCAACATCCGGCCCAGGTCGCCGACTGGCCCGCTGTCGCCGAAGTCGCCCGGGAACTCGCGCAGCGCGGCGTGCAGCTCGCCGAGCAGCGAGCCCACTTCGGCGGGCGCGAAGACGTGCCCGGGGTCGAGACGTGTGAAACGCCACAGTGTCACCGGAAGGCCGTTCGCGAGGTGCGGACCGGGGGCTTCGAACGGCGGAATGACCGGTGCGTCCCGCTCCGCCAGGAACGCCGACAATGCGACGTCACGTGCCATCCAGGCCTCGATCCGCGGGCGCAGGAGCAGCGTCGTCGCAGGCACCCTCGCCACCACCGGACCCAGTCTGACCAGCACGTTCGATCGCTGTGCGAGCACTTGCGGGGACTCGGTGGGCAGTCCGAGCCGGTGGCCGACCTCGATCGCCGCGTCAAGGGCGGAGGCCGAGAAGCCGTCTACCATCGCGTGATCTTCCCAGCCGGTGCGCAGTGCTGTCGGTCGCGGGGGATACGATCCGATCGGCTGCCGAGGCGGCCGCAGTCAGACACCGAGGTTGAAAGTCTTGGAGGCAGGAGTGACAGCCGTAGCCCCGCAGCCGATCGCTACGCGGCCGTATCCGGCGCGAGAGGCGGCCAAGGGTTCGTTCCTGCTGCGGTTGTTCCGCACGACGGACCACAAGCAGATCGGGATCATGTACCTGGTCACGTCGTTCGCCTTCTTCATGGTCGGCGGCGCGATGGCGATGCTGATCCGCACGGAGCTGGCCCGGCCAGGGCAGCAGTTCCTCTCGAACGAGCAGTACAACCAGCTGTTCACCATGCACGGCACGATCATGTTGCTGCTGTACGCCACCCCGATCCTGTTCGGGTTCGCGAACTTCGTCATGCCGCTGCAGATCGGCTCGCCCGACGTGGCGTTCCCGCGGCTGAACGCGTTCTCGTACTGGCTGTACCTGTTCGGCGGCATCATCGTGGTGTCGGGCTTCCTGACCCCGGGCGGCGCCGCCGACTTCGGCTGGTTCGCCTACACCCCGCTGTCCGACGCGATCCACTCGCCCGGCGTGGGCGCCGACATGTGGATCGCCGGGCTGGTCGTGTCCGGTCTGGGCACCATCCTCGGCGGCGTCAACATGGTCACCACGATCGTGTGCCTGCGCGCGCCCGGCATGACGATGTACCGGATGCCGATCTTCACCTGGAACATCCTGATCACGTCGATCCTGGTGCTGCTCGCGTTCCCGATCCTGACCGCCGCGCTGATGGGCCTGCTCGCCGACCGGCACATAGGTGCGCACATCTTCGACCCCGCCAACGGTGGGGTGATCCTGTGGCAACACCTGTTCTGGTTCTTCGGCCATCCCGAGGTCTACATCGTCGCGCTACCGTTCTTCGGCATCGTGTCCGAGATCTTCCCGGTGTTCTCGCGCAAGCCGGTCTTCGGGTACAAGGGCCTGGTCTGGGCGACGCTGGGCATCGCGGCGCTGTCGGTCGCGGTGTGGGCGCACCACATGTACGCCACCGGCGCGGTGCTGCTGCCCTTCTT
Proteins encoded in this region:
- a CDS encoding GNAT family N-acetyltransferase, encoding MTVEFADIRTERLLLRRLTEADREAVVRIQTDPRTNRYHPEPPDAAEGEAKFDSWLRDWDHDGFCYLPVRELPGEQIVGVGGLQLRKFSTDLVLNLYYRFLPEVWGRGYATEMATAVIAWADRTLPQYPVQISVSVQNQPSLNVAKRLGFQTYLETIHDGALSRHFRRD
- a CDS encoding alpha/beta fold hydrolase — its product is MADLPLLLLHAFPVDARMWNRVREPLAARARLITPDQRGLGRTRLPDTDRAPSLEDAARDVVALLDRLELDKVVLGGCSMGGYVTMAVLRLAPERVGGLVLIDTKATADTPEAAENRERVAARAEAEGVSGWLAESMLPNLLAPSTPPDIVETTRELIDSQPPSGVAWAARAMAARPDSTDVLAAADVPALVVVGEEDGLTPPEAATAMAAALPKSELVVLPGTGHLTPLEAPAALTEAILGWWR
- a CDS encoding phosphotransferase family protein: MVDGFSASALDAAIEVGHRLGLPTESPQVLAQRSNVLVRLGPVVARVPATTLLLRPRIEAWMARDVALSAFLAERDAPVIPPFEAPGPHLANGLPVTLWRFTRLDPGHVFAPAEVGSLLGELHAALREFPGDFGDSGPVGDLGRMLDLIGDDRLREAAGRVVAALPDLPVQPLHGDAHGGNLVLTDDGPRWLDFEDTWRGPHAWDLACLARSARLDGEAALAAYPGDVEGLRPYLELRELFGVCWRFLIARRFPERLAEARKARDAYLR
- the ctaD gene encoding aa3-type cytochrome oxidase subunit I, which gives rise to MTAVAPQPIATRPYPAREAAKGSFLLRLFRTTDHKQIGIMYLVTSFAFFMVGGAMAMLIRTELARPGQQFLSNEQYNQLFTMHGTIMLLLYATPILFGFANFVMPLQIGSPDVAFPRLNAFSYWLYLFGGIIVVSGFLTPGGAADFGWFAYTPLSDAIHSPGVGADMWIAGLVVSGLGTILGGVNMVTTIVCLRAPGMTMYRMPIFTWNILITSILVLLAFPILTAALMGLLADRHIGAHIFDPANGGVILWQHLFWFFGHPEVYIVALPFFGIVSEIFPVFSRKPVFGYKGLVWATLGIAALSVAVWAHHMYATGAVLLPFFSFMTFLIAVPTGVKFFNWIGTMWKGHITFETPMIFSIGFLVTFLFGGLTGILLAAPAIDFHVSDSYFVVAHFHYVLYGTIVFATFAGIYFWFPKITGRMMDEKLGKLHFWTTFIGFHTTFLVQHWLGAEGMPRRYADYLATDGFTTLNTISTIGAYILGASTLPFIYNVFKSYRYGELVTVDDPWGYGNSLEWATSCPPPRHNFTELPRIRSERPAFELHYPHMVERLHSEGEISFTGKPKTHGEQKAPSQLLTDAAIPGTHDKDNASEQ